The DNA sequence TTAAGAGTTACGTACGTATGAGATAAAAAATGATATGGGGGTATAATTTGATGCATAATCTATAATACAATGTATTGATTGACTGTACAATAGCCACAATCAAATCTCAAGAAAACTCCAATGCTCCCAACCCTAAACCCATCCACGCCGTAATGCAAGGAGTGTGGTGTTAATAGTGTACCCGATGATGTATGAGCTCGGGTGGACTCGGTATAGACAGTGGGGTGTGTCCCTTGGTTCGATACAACCGCCGTTGCGACAGGGTGTCCGTTTTTCAGGCTCATAGATAGTTCGCGGTGCGGCTGATGTTACAAGGGGATATATAGTATAGCGAGAAAAACGACGGGAGGATTCATCGTCGATCTCTCACGAAAAAAAACCGTCGCAAGTAAGACGGTAAAAGTCTAGTGGGAGTGGGGTCTTGAGTGATCGGCCGATTAGGATATTAATATGGAAATGCAAACCACCGGGGTTTAAATGGCGTTATTGGCGCAGGTGAAGCTGCCGTGAGATTTGTCGTTGTGGATTGCCACGCCGGAAACCCAGAGACCCAGGGCACAGATCATGACACCGAAAATAAACAAGCACACGTTGCACAGGGTGaggaagatcttcatcggcgAGGCGAAGTACTGGCCTTTGTAGATGTAAAGCCAAAAGACACCGGGAAGACCGAAAGTGAACCAACTGACAAAGAGAGCGCTGACCAGACTGAGCAGGTTGCTGAACACGGGGATGGCCTCGGCAATGACCCAGGCAATGACCCAGAAGACGACGGCCAAACCGATCCAGACACCAATGCTCTTCCAATTCCGCTTGTGCATCAACTCGGTTCCACGAAGCATGCGCACGTAAACGTTCTTGATGGCCACGTGGCCCAGAACCACACCAGCGATGACAATGGTTGGGATGGCAACACCGTAGGCGACTTTCCGCACCACTGGACCAGCGGAGCCCAGAGCGGGAGAGGCGACGTCCTGTCCGGCGTA is a window from the Aspergillus oryzae RIB40 DNA, chromosome 6 genome containing:
- a CDS encoding uncharacterized protein (predicted protein) codes for the protein MIGVGIERPGYDQFQLTRKTSFVNGFTAVTNIVFAYCGHPAFFGFIAEMKNPHDFPKSLCMLQGFEIILYTVASAVIYRYAGQDVASPALGSAGPVVRKVAYGVAIPTIVIAGVVLGHVAIKNVYVRMLRGTELMHKRNWKSIGVWIGLAVVFWVIAWVIAEAIPVFSNLLSLVSALFVSWFTFGLPGVFWLYIYKGQYFASPMKIFLTLCNVCLFIFGVMICALGLWVSGVAIHNDKSHGSFTCANNAI